Part of the Ficedula albicollis isolate OC2 chromosome 6, FicAlb1.5, whole genome shotgun sequence genome is shown below.
gggggggggggggggggggggggggggggggggggggggggggggggggggggggggggggggggggggggggggggggggggggggggggggggggggggggggggggggggggggggggggggggggggggggggggggggggggggggggggggggggggggggggggggggggggggggggggggggggggggggggggggggggggggggggggggggggggggggggggggggggggggggggggggggggggggggggggggggggggggggggggggggggggggggggggggggggggggggggggggggggggggggggggggggggggggggggggggggggggggggggggggggggggggggggggggggggggggggggggggggggggggggggggggggggggggggggggggggggggggggggggggggggggggggggggggggggggggggggggggggggggggggggggggggggggggggggggggggggggggggggggggggggggggggggggggggggggggggggggggggggggggggggggggggggggggggggggggggggggggggggggggggggggggggggggggggggggggggggggggggggggggggggggggggggggggggggggggggggggggggggggggggggggggggggggggggggggggggggggggggggggggggggggggggggggggggggggggggggggggggggggggggggggggggggggggggggggggggggggggggggggggggggggggggggggggggggggggggggggggggggggggggggggggggggggggggggggggggggggggggggggggggggggggggggggggggggggggggggggggggggggggggggggggggggggggggggggggggggggggggggggggggggggggggggggggggggggggggggggggggggggggggggggggggggggggggggggggggggggggggggggggggggggggggggggggggggggggggggggggggggggggggggggggggggggggggggggggggggggggggggggggggggggggggggggggcacccagccctgtcccttctcccttccagcccagaccCTCGGCCTCGCTGGTGAGTCCTCAGGGGATGCCATGTCCctgccccgctgtccccagccccgtggtggccctggcaggctggtgtcccctgtcacccgcaggtgcccagagcacccagctgctggtggagccCTCCTGCATGCCAGCggtgctgtgggacagggtgacactgaCCTGCCAGGGCTCGGGGACCGCCGGTGCCACCACCTGGTACAAGGACGGGCGgctctgggggcaggagggacaggtcAGCTTCACTGTCACCGAGAGTGGCACCTACCAGTGTCAGAAACCTGGCAGCAGGCCCAGCCCTCCTGTGATGGTGTCAAATGGTGAGGGGGGATCTGAAATCCTCGGGGTGGTTCCCTGATAGGTCTGGTGGGCTCCGCTCCATGGGTGGCCTCACATCCCTCCTATTTCAACAGCCTGTCCCTCGCACACAGGGACATCCCAGTGCACCCCACTGTGGTTAGAACCcctgtggggacagctggatcacggggctgctcctggtgtccctgggaCCCTCCCACACAGTGGACACTCCACCCAGATGTCCCCGGTGCTGTGGGCACCCACTCTGGACCTGTCTCGGGCTCCTCAGTGTGACGGGACCCTCCTGTCCCACAGAGCCGCTGGTGCTGCAGGCGCCAGCACGGGCGCTGCTGGAGggggacacagtgacactgcGCTGCCGGGGCTCACAAGACAACGCTTTCACCATGGCGCGATTTTATCAGAATGAGAAGGAGCTCGGGGGGTCCCTCAGGGGCACCGAGCTGTCTCTTCCTCCCCTGCGGCCACACAACAGCGGCCGCTACCGCTGCGGGGTCCTGGCGGATTCAAGAATGTCACTGTCAGCACCggtgacagtggcagtgcaCGGTGAGCACCCCCACGGCTGGAACCCCAATATCCTGACACCCCCAAAGCCCCTTCTCAGTGGACTCATAGTCACAGTCCCCCCCCCATCTCCTTCCCAGATCTCTTCATGGTGCCGGAGCTGGAGGGTCCCCCCGAGCTCCCCGAGGGGTCCCCCCTCAAtctcagctgcctcagcacccccagccccctgcgGCCCCGAGCCCCCCTCCTGTACCGCTTCTACCGGGACGGGCAGTTGGTGGGGGGCCCGCAGGGGTCCCCGCAGCTCCTGGTGCCCGCCGTGGGGGTCTCCCACTCGGGGAATTACAGCTGCGAGGTGCGCTCCGAGGGGGGGGCCGTGCGGAAGAGCAGCGCCCGGCTCGGCGTCACGGTGCGCAGTGAGTGCGGGGATGGGCACGGGgagcccccacagcccccccaggTCTCCTATCCCTGCTGAAACCTCTGCGTGCTGccctccctttccagctctcccccCGTGACCTTCTACTTCCATCTCCCCCCATGTTCCTTTAGCCCTCCCTGGGTGCACCTCTTTTTCTCTGAGGTCCCTC
Proteins encoded:
- the LOC101810180 gene encoding Fc receptor-like protein 4 translates to MPAVLWDRVTLTCQGSGTAGATTWYKDGRLWGQEGQVSFTVTESGTYQCQKPGSRPSPPVMVSNEPLVLQAPARALLEGDTVTLRCRGSQDNAFTMARFYQNEKELGGSLRGTELSLPPLRPHNSGRYRCGVLADSRMSLSAPVTVAVHDLFMVPELEGPPELPEGSPLNLSCLSTPSPLRPRAPLLYRFYRDGQLVGGPQGSPQLLVPAVGVSHSGNYSCEVRSEGGAVRKSSARLGVTVRMPVANATISPGPPALQVCPGDPVTLRCSVQVGSAPVTFTWLHDGHEVAQGPLLELGAVDVGHSDTYQCVATNQLGQDGHRVFRALSPELALEVTPQGTTGHHWSTGGVTWGSCVDLRSLDHR